Genomic window (Streptomyces liliiviolaceus):
CTGGAGCAACAGGGGCACACGGTCGCCGTGATCGACCAGGACCCCACCGCCTTCCGACGACTGGGCTCCGGTTTCGGCGGCCGTCGTGTGACCGGCGTCGGTTTCGACCAGGACACCCTGCGCGAGGCGGGCATCGAGGAGGCGGGCGCCTTCGCCGCCGTCTCCAGCGGCGACAATTCGAACATCATCGCCGCCCGGGTGGCCCGCGAGATGTTCGGCATCGAGAACGTGGCGGCGCGTATCTACGACCCGCGCCGCGCCGAGGTGTACCAGCGCCTGGGCATCCCCACCGTGGCCACCGTCCGCTGGACGGCCGACCAGATGCTGCGCCGGCTGCTGCCCTCGGGCGCCGAGCCGCTGTGGCGCGACCCCACCGGCGGGGTGCAGCTCGCCGAGGTGCACGCGTCGACCGCGTGGGTGGGCCAGCGGATCAGCCGGCTCCAGGAGGAGACCGGCGTACGCGTGGCCTTCCTCACCCGCCTGGGCGAGGCGGTGCTGCCCTCCTCGCAGACGGTTCTCCAGGAGGGCGACCTCGTGCACGTGATGATGCGCACGGACGACATCGAGAAGGTCGAGGCGTCGTTCGCCGAGGGCCCCGAAGAGGAGAGCGGTCACTGATGAGGGTCGCCATTGCCGGTGCCGGCGCCGTGGGCCGCTCGATCGCGGGCGAGCTCCTGGAGAACGGGCACGAGATCCTGCTGATCGACAAGGCGCCGACCGCCATCTCGGTCGAGCGCGTCCCGATGGCGGAGTGGCTGCTCGCCGACGCCTGCGAGATCACGTCCCTGGACGAGGCGGCGCTCCAGCGCTGCAACGTGGTGATCGCGGCCACGGGTGACGACAAGGTCAACCTCGTCGTCTCCCTGCTCGCGAAGACCGAGTACGGGGTCCCGCGGGTCGTTGCCCGCGTCAACAACCCCAAGAACGAATGGCTGTTCAACGAGTCGTGGGGTGTGGACGTCGCCGTCTCGACCCCGCGCCTGATGTCGGCCCTGGTCGAGGAGGCGGTGAGCGTCGGCGACCTGGTCCGGCTGCTCCGCTTCAGCCACGGCGACGCCAACCTCGTCGAACTGACCCTGCCCCCGGAGTCCGCGCTGGCCGGCACCCAGGTCGGCGACGTGGCCTGGCCCGAGGACACCTCGCTGGTCACGATCATCCGCGGCACCCGGGTCCTCACCCCGACGCGCGAGGACTCCCTGGAAGCGGGTGACGAGCTGCTGTTCGTCGCGGCCCAGGCCCGCGAGGAACAACTGGAGGACCTGCTGTCGGTACGCCGCGAGTCCACGACGGACTGACGAGCAGCAGCACCAGCAGATACGAGGAGGGGGCGCCCGGATTTCTCCGGGCGCCCTCCTCTTCACGCGTGGACCTTCTTCACGCGTGGACCTTCTTCACGCGTGGACCTTCTTCATGCGTGGACGCAGGGCACCTAGTCCGCGGACCGAGCCGCGGCCTGCCGTTCCTTCTCGGCCTTCTCCGCGGCCTCCATCTCGGCGAAGACATCGATCGGCGGCGGCGCCTTCGCGAGGAACACCCACGTCAGCCACACCGCGAGCAGGAAGGGCGGGATCTTCAGCGCGATCAGGACCCAGCCGAACTGCGTCGTGTCGGCCCACCAGTAGAGCGGGAAGAGGATCGCGCACTTGGCGAGCAGGATCAGCCCCCACGCGTAACTGGCCTTCGCGTACGCCTTCTTGCGGCCGGGGTTGCG
Coding sequences:
- a CDS encoding potassium channel family protein, which produces MHIVIMGCGRVGSALAQTLEQQGHTVAVIDQDPTAFRRLGSGFGGRRVTGVGFDQDTLREAGIEEAGAFAAVSSGDNSNIIAARVAREMFGIENVAARIYDPRRAEVYQRLGIPTVATVRWTADQMLRRLLPSGAEPLWRDPTGGVQLAEVHASTAWVGQRISRLQEETGVRVAFLTRLGEAVLPSSQTVLQEGDLVHVMMRTDDIEKVEASFAEGPEEESGH
- a CDS encoding potassium channel family protein; amino-acid sequence: MRVAIAGAGAVGRSIAGELLENGHEILLIDKAPTAISVERVPMAEWLLADACEITSLDEAALQRCNVVIAATGDDKVNLVVSLLAKTEYGVPRVVARVNNPKNEWLFNESWGVDVAVSTPRLMSALVEEAVSVGDLVRLLRFSHGDANLVELTLPPESALAGTQVGDVAWPEDTSLVTIIRGTRVLTPTREDSLEAGDELLFVAAQAREEQLEDLLSVRRESTTD